In the genome of Dyadobacter fermentans DSM 18053, the window ACGGGAAAAGTTTACTCTTCCGGGCTTTTGCGGCCACGTTACTACTCTGTTGTTTATTCGTCAGTCCCGAGTCGATGGGGCAGGTGACCACTTCATCAATCAACGGTTTCATCACTGACGCGGCCGGTGAATTTCTGCCGGGCGCCACAGTCACTGCCGTGCACGAGCCTTCCGGTACCACCTACGGTACCGTCACCACCGAAGCCGGCCGTTACACATTTCCTTCGGTCCGTATCGGCGGGCCTTACAAAGTCACCGTTTCTTACGTGGGCTTCTCGGAGCAAAGCAGAACGAATATTTTTGCCGAACTCGGACTTGCCGCGAGCGTTAATATCACGCTTCAAGAGGGCGGAACGCAGTTGGAGGAAGTATTGATTTCTTCCAGTGCCGGACAGATGTTCAACGGCGAGCGCACCGGCGCAGCTTCCTCGATCAACACCGAGCAGCTCCGCACTTTGCCTACGGTAACCCGGAGCATTTCCGACTTCACCCGCCTGAGCCCGCAATCCAATGGCGGCAACAGCTTCGGCGGCCGCGACGGGCGCTACAACAACTTCCAGGTCGACGGTGCCAATTTCAACAACGGTTTCGGATTGAACGACAACCCGCTTCCGGGCGGAGGAGGTCTGTCGATCGACGCCATTGAGGAAATCCAGGTGAACATTGCCCCTTACGATGTGCGCCAGAGCGGTTTTTCCGGCGCAGGCATTAATGCCGTGACCCGCAGCGGTACCAACAAATTCACCGGTTCGGCATACGGTTTTTTCAATAATCAGGATTTACAGGGAAAGAAAGTAAATGGTGACGACATTACTCGTCCCGACGCGACAAGCCAGACACTCGGTTTCAGACTGGGCGGGCCGCTGATCAAGAATAAATTGTTTTTCTTCGTCAATGCGGAACATATCAAGAAGACCGGCTCGGGCGTGGGTGCGGTTAACCTGTGGAAAGCATCTGAAAACGGCGTTGCCGATCCCGACAGGAACATTTCAAGAACCAGAAGGGCCGATCTCGAAGCAGTACGCAACCACCTGATCAACCAATGGGGATATGATCCGGGCGCTTACGAGAATTATGCAAACGATAACAGCGAAAAAACCACTTCGTTCCTTGCCCGCATCGACTGGAACATTAATGCTAAAAACAAGCTGGCCGTACGTTACAACCAGGTTGAAAGCTCCGCTCCGTCGCTGGTGAATGCCAACTCGGGTGCAAACCCGCGTACGCCGTTCGAAACGGGCCGTGTGAGCTCGCTGTCGATGGCATTCGCAAACACGATGTACAATACCAAAAACATCGTTCGCTCCATCACTGCGGAGTTAAATAGCGAACTGACCCCGCGCCTTTCCAACCAGTTCCTCGCTACATACAGCCGTATCCAGGCAACACGCAGCTCCCCAAGCCGTGAATTCCCGATGATCGACATCGGCTTTGCCGGTGACAGCCTCAGAAACACGGGTGTTACGACCTATCAGAACTACATCAGCGCAGGTTACGAGCTGTTTACATACGGTAACGATGTTTTGAACGACAACTTCATCATCACCAACAACCTGAACTATGCAGTAGGCCGCCACAACTTTACAGCTGGCGCGAGCTTCGAAATGCAGAAATTCGGTAACCGCTACTTGCGTAACGGAACTTCCTATTACCGCTATGCTTCCGTGGAAGAGTTCCTTGCAACCGGAACTCCCAACGAGGGAGCGCCATTGCAGTTTGCATTGACTTATCCTTACGAAGGTCAGGACCCATATGCGCCTGTTAAATACGGTCTGCCATCAATCTACATCCAGGACAAGTTCGATATCTCAGACCGATTCACACTTACCGCGGGTATCCGTGCTGAAATGCCGGTATTCCTGAACAGCCTTACCCGCAATGCCTCGGTTGATACCCTGCAATTGCTTGGCGTAGGCGGCGGAATGAGAACTTACGATACAGGCTCATGGCCTAAAACACGCGTGATGCTTTCGCCGCGTGTCGGTTTCAGATGGGATGCCAAAGGGGATAATTCTCTTATCCTTCGCGGAGGAACGGGTATTTTCGCAGGCCGTGTGCCATTTGTGTGGCTTACCAACATGCCGTCTAACCTCGGTGTGATCCAGAATACCGTTGAGCCTGGAAGCTATGCGGCTTCTGCTCCGTGGATCGGCGATATCCGTTTCCAGCCCGACAAGTACTACTGGTTGAACAACACTCCTGCAAGTGCGCAGAATGTGTTTATCAAAAACCCGCGTGCAGGTTTGCCTAGCACATTGGCATTGGTTGACGAGAACTTCAAAATGCCGCAAATCTGGCGGACGAGCTTTGGGGTAGATTACAAAATCCCGGGCACACCGTTCGCGATCACGGGTGATGTGATTTACACCAAAGACATTCAGGCAGTGTACCAGTTCGGTGCAAACCGCAAGGCGCCTACCCAGCGGATGAATTACAGTGGCGACGACCGTGAGTTTTATCCCAACACGGGTGCTTACCAATATAACAGCAAGATCGGCGCGAACTCGGTGAGCGTTTTGACCAACACTACCAAAGGACATTCGATTAATGCGACGATTGGTTTGACAATGCAGGCAAGACGCGGATTCTACGGATCGCTTTACTACTCGCATACTTCGGCTAAGACTACCACCGACAACAACGGTTCTAATGCCAGCTCAGCATGGGGTGCAACGCCGAACATCAACAACCCGAACGACCTGAGACTATACAGCTCCGATGGCGCACTTCCGCACCGTCTGATCGGTACGCTCTCTTACCGCATCGAATATGCGAACCACCTGGCATCGACATTCTCGCTGTATTATAACGGTGCAAATCAGGGCCGTCTTTCTTACACTTACAATGGTGACATGAATGGCGACGCGATCGGCGCGGATATCTTGTACATTCCGAGAAATGCTTCCGAGCTTACTTTTGCGAATTCAACCGTAAACGGTGTAACGTTCACAGCCGAGCAGCAACGCGATGCTTTCGAGGCATACATCAAAGGCAACTCATACCTGAACGAGAACCGCGGCAAATACGCAGCACGCAACGGGGATCTTATGCCTTGGCTCAACCGTTTCGACTTCAAATTCTTGCAGGATATTTTCACCAACATCGGCAAATCGAAACATACGCTGCAACTCAGCGTGGACGTGATCAACGTCGGCAACCTGCTGAGCTCGAAGTGGGGCGTTCGCCAGGAAATCATTTCCGGTGCCAACATGCCGCTCCGCCGCGCGAGCGTGACGCCGGACGGTGTTCCAACCTTCACCATGAACGCGGTTCAGGTAGGTGGCAAAACGGTATTGCCAACCAGCGTCTTCCGCGACATTACCACTACTTCCACTACATGGAGCATGCTGGTAGGGGTTCGGTACCTGTTTTAAGAATATACCAATCAGAAATGAGAAGAGGCGCCCAAATGACATTGGGCGCCTTTTTTATGCGTCAAGATTTCTTCTTGATGGCAAGAAGGCCTTTCAGTTCAATCCTTCTTATAAAATATACTTTGTACCAGCACCGGGTTATCCGTACAGATAATGTCCGCACCGCCCGAATCCCAGATCTTTTGGTATAATGGCCTCGACTCGGTCGTTTGCAGGGTATCAATGCCGCCGTTCGTGCCGAAGGACGATGCGATGCTCATGTTGTGGATGCGCTGATAAAATGATTCTTCCTGCATATCGCGGGGCGTAAGCGCCACGAGCTGCTCCAACGGTAATCCCGATTGCTCGATGCTGTCGATGTTTTCCGCACTGCTGAATCCGAGGGCCAGCATCAATTGCGGCGCCAGCTTATGCGCGAGCTTAGCTTCTTCGAGCGAATAACATATCAGCACCGATTTGTAGAGGTTGCCCGTGCCCTGGAGCATTTGCACGGTCCGGGTAATGCTTGTTTCAGGCTTTTTATCGACGATCAGGACGATGTTTTTACCGGCCGACCAGTTGAGCACTTCCTGGAATGTCGGAATGCGGTGTTCCGTCATGGAGCCGTAGGGATCTTTCAGCCTCAGTTTGCTGACATCTTTCCACTTTTTTTTGCTTAATAATCCCTTGCCATTGGTTTTCAATGCCAGTTCGTCATCGTGGGAAATCACAAGCAGGCTGTCTGCCGTGGCGCGAACGTCGAATTCCAGCAGCACGCAGGGGACTTTGGAATAGGTGCGTTCGAAAGTGGCCATGCTGTTACCGGGGTAGGCATCTTCCGTACCGCCCTGGTGCGCCATGATCAGCGGCGTGGCCCGTTGGCCGGGTTTGAGGTAGTTTTTCAGAGCCTCGGCGTCGGTGAACCGGCAATTGCCGGGCTGTGCCTGGCTAGTGTGTGCGAGGGCAGCCAGCAGCAATGCTGCGCAAATCTGCCTTGTGAAGTGCTTCATGACTTATGTTGCGTTGTTTGGTTCGCTGTGGACGGGCCCGTGCCTGGCGGCGTCGCGCACCGCGGCTCCATTCACGGCCGGTTCCGTGATCGCGGATTCTCCGCCATCTTTCGCTTTCAAAATCGATTCCACCCCGGCGCGGTAACCTTCGATGATCAGCCGCGAAATGTCTTCCGAATTGAAATGCTGCAAATCGAGGAAAAGTGGCGTGGAGGGCCGCACGACGGTGAGTTTCATGGGCTTGCCGCGTAGGTTGGAGCGATCCACATACGATTCCGCCCATTGGATATTATTGTTCACGATCTGGTTCACGGTAATGTCGCGCACACGTTCGATGAGCGTGATCAGGTTGCGCGTATTGATGCCCTCGGGCTGGTAGAGCAGGGGAGAATGGCAGCCGATCAGGACAATTTCCGTCGCGCCGTCTTCGATCGCCTCGCGGATCGGCGCCACTTCGCGCAGGCCGCCGTCGAGGTAAAGCTGGCTACCGATCTCCACAGCCGGCATAAGCATGGGTATCGACGAGCTGGCGTACACAAAATCCACATAATGTGGGTCTTGTGACGGCACATATTTCATTTCACCGGTTTCGATATTCACCGCCCCGGCCTTCACTTTCACGGGCGTGTCGCGCAGATAATCGTCGTTCAGGTGCTTGCGGATGAGCAAATGCAGCGGCGAGGGGTCCACAATGCCGTCGAAGCGGCTCATTAACGTGTTCATACCCAGCATCACGCGCGAGCGCAATTTGGAAATATCCTGCGGTTGTGTGATATTTTTAATCCAGAATTCCAGCAGCTTGCGGCCGGCGAGCGGCCAGTCAATTTTGCCGTTTTCGGCCTGCTGCTTTCCGGTTTCATTTGCAAGAAATGTGGCATTCAATGCGCCTACCGAAATCCCGTACACCATTTCAGGCTCGAAGCCATTTTCCAGAACAGCCTGGATCACACCTACCTGAAACGCTCCTTTCATAGACCCTCCTCCGAGGACGAGTGCTTTCATATCTACCGGTTTACGTGGTTTAGTTTGAACTTCGGCACGTGGCCGTCGCCGACCGGGTGTTTGAGAACCCCGGCCTTTTCTCAATTCTAAACATTTTCGGTTTAAAATTGATGTAAACAGAAGATTTTATTCCAAATTTGAAGATCAGAGTTCAGAGGGTTAAACGAACATATTTACAAACTCATGCCCCTGTTCGCGTCCTTTTATTATCAGGAGGGAGCTTTGAGCCCTCGTACATGAATATGACCCTTTCAATAAAGGAAATCCAGGCTCCTATTGCGGATGAAATGAAAGCTTTCGAGCAGAAGTTTCGCCAGTTTATGAAAAGCGAAGTAATGCTTTTGGACCAGATCATGAACTATATCGTCAGGCGCAAAGGCAAGCAGCTTCGCCCGATGTTCGTGTTTCTTTCGGCGGGAGTCTGCGGAAATATCTCCGAATCAACCTATCGCGGCGGCGCGATGATCGAGCTTTTGCACACCGCCACCCTCGTGCACGACGACGTGGTGGACGATTCCAATTACCGTCGCGGCTTTTTCTCAGTAAATGCATTATGGAAAAATAAAATTGCGGTGCTTGTGGGCGATTACCTGCTGTCACGCGGGCTGCTGCTTTCGGTTGACCACGAGGAGTTCAAAATCCTGAAAATCGTTTCCACGGCCGTCCGCGAGCTCAGCGAAGGCGAGCTTTTGCAAATTGAAAAAGCCCGCAGGCTGGATATTAATGAAGAAGTATACTACGAAATCATCCGCCAGAAAACGGCATCGCTCATTGCCTCCTGCTGCGCGGTAGGCGCCAGTTCGGTAGGGGCGGCCAAGGAAGTGGTGGACAAAATGCACGCATTCGGAGAAAAAGTAGGCATGGCGTTCCAAATCAAAGACGATCTATTCGAC includes:
- a CDS encoding TonB-dependent receptor, translated to MNGKSLLFRAFAATLLLCCLFVSPESMGQVTTSSINGFITDAAGEFLPGATVTAVHEPSGTTYGTVTTEAGRYTFPSVRIGGPYKVTVSYVGFSEQSRTNIFAELGLAASVNITLQEGGTQLEEVLISSSAGQMFNGERTGAASSINTEQLRTLPTVTRSISDFTRLSPQSNGGNSFGGRDGRYNNFQVDGANFNNGFGLNDNPLPGGGGLSIDAIEEIQVNIAPYDVRQSGFSGAGINAVTRSGTNKFTGSAYGFFNNQDLQGKKVNGDDITRPDATSQTLGFRLGGPLIKNKLFFFVNAEHIKKTGSGVGAVNLWKASENGVADPDRNISRTRRADLEAVRNHLINQWGYDPGAYENYANDNSEKTTSFLARIDWNINAKNKLAVRYNQVESSAPSLVNANSGANPRTPFETGRVSSLSMAFANTMYNTKNIVRSITAELNSELTPRLSNQFLATYSRIQATRSSPSREFPMIDIGFAGDSLRNTGVTTYQNYISAGYELFTYGNDVLNDNFIITNNLNYAVGRHNFTAGASFEMQKFGNRYLRNGTSYYRYASVEEFLATGTPNEGAPLQFALTYPYEGQDPYAPVKYGLPSIYIQDKFDISDRFTLTAGIRAEMPVFLNSLTRNASVDTLQLLGVGGGMRTYDTGSWPKTRVMLSPRVGFRWDAKGDNSLILRGGTGIFAGRVPFVWLTNMPSNLGVIQNTVEPGSYAASAPWIGDIRFQPDKYYWLNNTPASAQNVFIKNPRAGLPSTLALVDENFKMPQIWRTSFGVDYKIPGTPFAITGDVIYTKDIQAVYQFGANRKAPTQRMNYSGDDREFYPNTGAYQYNSKIGANSVSVLTNTTKGHSINATIGLTMQARRGFYGSLYYSHTSAKTTTDNNGSNASSAWGATPNINNPNDLRLYSSDGALPHRLIGTLSYRIEYANHLASTFSLYYNGANQGRLSYTYNGDMNGDAIGADILYIPRNASELTFANSTVNGVTFTAEQQRDAFEAYIKGNSYLNENRGKYAARNGDLMPWLNRFDFKFLQDIFTNIGKSKHTLQLSVDVINVGNLLSSKWGVRQEIISGANMPLRRASVTPDGVPTFTMNAVQVGGKTVLPTSVFRDITTTSTTWSMLVGVRYLF
- a CDS encoding glycerophosphodiester phosphodiesterase family protein; its protein translation is MKHFTRQICAALLLAALAHTSQAQPGNCRFTDAEALKNYLKPGQRATPLIMAHQGGTEDAYPGNSMATFERTYSKVPCVLLEFDVRATADSLLVISHDDELALKTNGKGLLSKKKWKDVSKLRLKDPYGSMTEHRIPTFQEVLNWSAGKNIVLIVDKKPETSITRTVQMLQGTGNLYKSVLICYSLEEAKLAHKLAPQLMLALGFSSAENIDSIEQSGLPLEQLVALTPRDMQEESFYQRIHNMSIASSFGTNGGIDTLQTTESRPLYQKIWDSGGADIICTDNPVLVQSIFYKKD
- a CDS encoding patatin-like phospholipase family protein; the protein is MKALVLGGGSMKGAFQVGVIQAVLENGFEPEMVYGISVGALNATFLANETGKQQAENGKIDWPLAGRKLLEFWIKNITQPQDISKLRSRVMLGMNTLMSRFDGIVDPSPLHLLIRKHLNDDYLRDTPVKVKAGAVNIETGEMKYVPSQDPHYVDFVYASSSIPMLMPAVEIGSQLYLDGGLREVAPIREAIEDGATEIVLIGCHSPLLYQPEGINTRNLITLIERVRDITVNQIVNNNIQWAESYVDRSNLRGKPMKLTVVRPSTPLFLDLQHFNSEDISRLIIEGYRAGVESILKAKDGGESAITEPAVNGAAVRDAARHGPVHSEPNNAT
- a CDS encoding polyprenyl synthetase family protein, encoding MTLSIKEIQAPIADEMKAFEQKFRQFMKSEVMLLDQIMNYIVRRKGKQLRPMFVFLSAGVCGNISESTYRGGAMIELLHTATLVHDDVVDDSNYRRGFFSVNALWKNKIAVLVGDYLLSRGLLLSVDHEEFKILKIVSTAVRELSEGELLQIEKARRLDINEEVYYEIIRQKTASLIASCCAVGASSVGAAKEVVDKMHAFGEKVGMAFQIKDDLFDYGEDEIGKPLGIDIKEKKMTLPLIYALNHAPWLEKRRIINIIRNESHKPNKVSEVIAFVKDSGGLRYAQEVMERYVKEALALLNEFADSPHRRSLEQLVQYTIERSK